TTGCCAAGGCCGTGGAAGAAGCGATGCTTGATCAGGGATACCGCGACGAGTCATCACTCTATCCGGCTGTTACCGACGGGCAATCATTTATTACGCAGCGGGCTACGCAGGAGGTTGAACTTCCCGAATTTTCATTGCCGTACTATGAAGGATTCAACCGATATGGCCAGCGATCGTGGCTAGGATTGTATCGGCGAGACGAAGAGTTTTCTATCCAGTTCCTACTGGATGTTTGTGCTTTGTGTTTGAAAACGCGCATCGGCGAATTATGCGTTACACCCTGGAAGTCTCTCATTATAAAGGGTATCGAGGAAAAAGGTCGGGCTGGCTGGTCGTATATATTGGGTAAGCATAACATCAACGTGCGCCATGCTGCCAACGAACTGGCCTGGCAAACAGAAGACCATTCAGACGAAGGGACAGCCTTGAAAAAATACATTCTGGGCTATTTTGAAAAACAGGATACACGCACGTTCGGGCTGTGTTTTGGTATCCAGACCCGTCCTAAGTCAGAAGTATTTGGGTCCGTACTGATTCGCAGACGGCCTCTATTCCAGATTGGGCAATTGGCTTTATTCAGCCTGTACGACATTTATTATACCGAGAATTTTAACCCCAACAGCCGGGTATACCGTCGGTTCGAAAAAGGACTCTTCAAAGTTCATCTGCCCAACCAGTTAAACCGCCTATGTCGGAAATTCAATGCTGGACGATCGGAGGAAAAGCGGGAAATCGATCGTGTCGAAACCGAAAAGTCGGAACAGACCTCGCTAAATGAGTACGTTGTTCATCAGTGCCCTCATTGCTTCACCATGTACGATGCTCAGTACGGCGATGAACGGCAGGGAATACCCGCTGGAACAACCTTCGATAACCTCCCAGGCGATTATGTTTGCCCTACCTGCGATGCCCCAAAATGTGAGATGTGTGAGGTAGTGCTGGAAGCTGTATAGTTAGAAAATAAGTTTGGATTTCTGCCTCTAGGGGTCAATTTGAATGCAACGAATCTATTACGTAAGTACTCAAGCGCCAATTGTTTGTCGTATGTTACAAGGGCTTTTTTATCATGCTTGATTTGAAATGTTTACCCGTTATGAAACCAGTTGCCGTAGTACCAACTTTCTTCGAATTTGAAAGCGATTTTGTCGATTCGCTTCGTTGCATTCCCATGATTGTCCGGTATAAACTCGATACCTGCGGCATCAAACTAAAACTGCCCGAGTGGGTAAAGCTCACCGTTGTCGAGAAAGCCCGTCTGGCCGAACAACCTTGTTATAACTCTGCCGAGATCGCGCAGTATCGACAGGATTTAATCGATCTGGTTCAACGTCGTTGCCACCATACCGTTAGCGAGTTGGGCGAGGTGAATCCAACCTGGGCATATCTGGGTGAAGTCCCAGACGAAGTACAGCTAAAAGCACAGGAATGGGAATGTACACCTCTAACCCTACAACAATGGCTTCAACTCGATGTATTACAGCGTTTTGCGCTAGTAAAGTTGAGTCGATCAGGCCACGAAGGAGCAAATTTCCCAAGGGCAATGCGGGAGTTTCTTTTATTGAGTGATTAAGTGAAAAGCTGACGCATACTTTTCACTCAATCACTCATTCGCTCAATAAAAATGTGTAGTATTAATCTGTGGATCAGCAGACACAGGAGCTAAAACGACAAATCGAACGCATTCTGCATTGGGAACCCTCGTCACACTGGCGATTGCGAGACTTCGTACACCTACGTGATCTCGTGTTCAGCCAGACTAATCAGGAGTTGAACGTGGACGATTTGCAGGCTTTCTGGCAGGTCTCAGAGATTCCGTCAATAGCGTTTTTAGATACCCTTACCCATTTTATTGAGTACGAAGGCTGGGGTGATTTCTGCCATCGGAACCAGGTCAGCGAAATGGTTCCAGTCAGGCCCGATGCATTTCATGCCCGTAGTTGGGAAATTCCAACGCGGTGGATTATTATTATCTGCTGGTTATCAGCGATTGCTTCCATAGTCGTTTCCATTTTGTTAATCAGGCACCGATAAACGATTCAATCGACTAACTCGTTATAGTTTAGTAATCAATCAACCCGCCTACTACGGCCAACTATGGTACGTTTTCCGATATTACTTAACCTGCTATGCGGTGTATCGCTGGTCGTTGCTCAGCCTGCGCCAAAACCAAAAACCGTTGCTAAACCAATAGCGTCCCAGGCTGGTAGCCTTAACCTGAACAGTCCAATTCCGGTCGACCCAGCCGTAAAAGTGGGTAAGCTGCCCAATGGTCTGACGTATTATATCCGTAAGAATGCCGAACCTAAAAACCGCGCTGAACTCCGGTTAGTGATTCGGGTGGGTTCGGTACTGGAAAATGATAACCAGCAGGGGCTGGCCCATTTCATGGAACACATGGAATTCAACGGCACGAAGAACTTTCCCAAAAACGAACTGGTCAATTACCTGCAATCGGCGGGCATTCGCTTTGGGGCCGACCTGAACGCGTATACAGGATTCGACGAAACGGTTTACCAGCTTCCTGTGCCGACCGACTCCGCCAATGTGTTCAATAAAGCCTTTCAGATTCTGGAAGACTGGGCGCATAACGCCACCATCGACCCTGCCGAAGTAGATAAAGAACGGGGTGTCGTACTGGAAGAACGACGTCTCGGACGGGGAGCGGGCCAGCGGATGCGCGATAAGTACTTTCCGGCGCTGCTTAATAATTCACAATACTCCAAACGGCTGCCCATTGGTACTGAACAAGTACTCACGACTTTCAAAACTGAAACTCTGCGGCAGTTCTACCATGACTGGTACCGTCCCGACCTGATGGCCGTTGTGGCCGTTGGTGATTTTGATGTGAAGCAGGTAGAAGGCATTATCCGGGAGAAGTTTGGCCGGATTCCAGCCGTTAAAAATCCAAAACCACGCACCGAGTACGATATTCCGTCGCACAAGGACACCAAAGTGGTTATCGTGACCGATCCCGAGCAGCCTAATACAGTCATTCAGGTGATTTACAAGCGCCCGGAAATTAAGGAGAAAACGCTGAACGATTTGCGGGAAAGTATTAAGCGTGGCCTGTTCAATACCATGCTCGGCAATCGGATTCAGGAATTAACCCAGCAGGCTAACCCCCCTTTCTTGGGAGGCTACAGTAACTATGGCGATTTCCTGGGTAATCTGGATGCGTTTACCTCGATTGCCGTTGCCAAAGGTGGCAATGTGGAACAGGCAATCCGGGCTGTACTCAACGAAAATGCCCGCGTTAAGCAGTTCGGTTTTACGGCTACCGAACTGGAACGGGCCAAACAGGAATTCATGACCAGTGTGGAGCAAGCCTATAGTGAACGGAACAAGACCCGTTCGGCCAGCTTTGTGAACGACTACGTGCAGAATTTCACAGAGAAAGAACCCTACACCAGCATCGAATTCTATTATGACTTCCTGAAAAAAGAACAGCCGGGTATCAAATTAGCCGAAGTGAATGCGCTGGTCGATCAGTTTATCCACAACGATAACCGGGCCGTTATTGTAATGGCTCCTGAGAAAGAAAAAGATAAGTTACCTACCGAAGCACAAATTCTAAGCTATATCGACGATGCTGGTAAAGGGCTGACGGCTTATGAAGATAAAACCGTCGATAGCCCCTTGCTGGCGACCCAACCAACAGCTTCGCCGGTCGTAAACGAAAAAAAGATCAGCGATATTGGCGTAACCGAATGGACAGTGAAAAATGGCGTGAAAGTGGTGCTGAAGCCTACCGACTTCAAAAACGACCAGATTTTGTTTTCGGCTAATAGTTTTGGGGGAACGTCTCTCTATAACCTTAAGGATTTTCAATCAGCCCGGTTTTCCTCTACCCTAACGGCTATGGGTGGAACGGGGGCTTATAACCAGATTCAACTGGGGAAATTTCTGGCGGGTAAACAGGTCAGCGTCTTTCCGTATGTGGGTGAGTTGAGCGAAGGTGTCAATGGCAGTGCGGCCCCGAAAGACCTGGAAACGGCTTTGCAATTACTGTACAGCTATTTTACCCAGCCTCGTAAAGACCCTGACGTGGTAAAAGGTTTCCTGTCGAATCAGCGCAGTGCGTTGCAGAATCAGATCAATACGCCTACACCTCAAAAGGTATTTCAGGATACGGTATCGGTAACGCTGGGCGCTAACAATCCCCGTCGTCAGCCGCTGACGCCCGACGATCTGGACAAAATTGATCTGGACCGCGCTTTGCAAATTTATCAGGAACGCTTTGCCAATGGGGGGGACTTCCGGTTTTTCTTTGTCGGTAATTTTAAAGAAGATCAAATCAAGCCGCTGATCGAAAAATACCTGGGTGGTCTACCGGCTTCCGATAAGTCTGAAAAATTCAACGACCTGGGTATTCGGATTCCATCGGGGCAGATCAGCAAAACGGTGTATAAGGGCCTTGACCCCAAAGCATCGGTGCAACTGGTATACAGTGGCGATCTGACCTGGTCGCCTGAAACAACAACACAACTCGACGCGCTGGCCGAAGTATTGGAAATCAAATTAATTGAAAAGCTTCGGGAAGAAGAGAGTGGCGTATATGGGGTAGGGGCAAGCGCTGCTTATGCAAAATATCCAGTGCCACGTTATACCTTCCGGATCAACTTCGGTTGTGGCCCCGAAAATGTCGAAAAACTGATTGCTAAAACGCAGGAGCAGATCAACGAGTTGAAGCAGAAAGGAGGCCTACCCGCCGACATTGCTAAATTCAAAGCCGAAACCCGCCGGGAAACCGAAATCCAGTTGAAAGACAATCAGTTCTGGCTCGGCTATTTACAGAACCAGTATTACAATGGCGATGCCCCCGACGAAGTCCTGCACGAAAATGAACAGTTGGACAAAGTAACCGTCGAAAGCACAAAGGCTTCGGCCAATAAATATCTGGGTCAAAACTTTATCCGGTTAGTATTGATGCCGGAAAAAAGCCGTAAATAAGGGCTGCAGTTTAAACTAAAAAGCCACTGATATTCAGTGGCTTTTTAGTTTAAACTGCAGGATCTCTTTCAGAATTATATAGGTTGCTACCGCCAGCACGAACCAGCCAAAACCTTTTTTTAGACGGTCAGGTGGGATAAAGCGGGCTAGATACATCCCAATAAAAATACCGATGATGGATAATCCGGTAAAGGGCAGCAGAAAATTCCAGTTAAGATCGGTATGGTGAATGTCGCCCAGAAAGCCTACGAACGAATTAACCGCAATAATTAGGATGGAGGTGGCTACGGCCCGATGCATGGTCAGTCCGGCCAGCAAAACGAGCATTGGTACAATCAGAAAACCGCCACCGGCTCCAATCGTACCTGTCAGTAGCCCTACCGACAGGCCATCGAGGGCCAGATTACCGTAACGGGGCTTTCCATCAGCAGCCTCCCCCTGTTCGGGCCGTTCGCTCCGAATCATAGACCGAGCGGCCAAAATCATAACAATCGCGAAAAAATAAAGGATGGCATCACTTTTCGAGAGCCGAAAGTGCTCAAACTGAAACAAAGGGTCGGGTAATGTAGGGACCAGAAATCGTCGGGTAAGGTAGACAGAAATAAATGAGGGCAATGCAAAGGCAGACGTCACCCGTAAGTCGACCTGACCTTTCCAGATATGATTGACCGAGCCGACTAATGAAGTAGAGCCTACTACAAATAGTGAATATGTCGTCGCTAGTACAGGAGGAATCTGGAAAACGTACACAAAAATAGGAACCGTCAGAATCGATCCCCCTCCTCCGGTCAAGCCAAGTACAATTCCGATAATGAGGGCTGACGCATAGCCGATAGCTTCCTGTGTATGCATGCAACGCAAAAGTACGCTCCTTAGACCAGATATGTAGTCTATAGAGTAATGAAAAATGCCCCCTGATCCATGACCAGGGGGCATTTACTAATCGAAGTAAAATCGGTTTACTCTTCTGGGTTATTCAAATTACTGTGCTTGCGGCTATAGGCGAAATACACGATAAGGCCGATGATACACCAAACAACGAAGGTGATTTTTGTATCGGTACGCAGGTTCCACATCAGGTACAGATTCGCCAAAATGCCACAGGTAGCAATGACAGGCAGGACTGGTGTACGATAGGGGCGTTCCAGATTTGGCTCCCGAACGCGTAGCAGCCAAACGGCTCCACAAATCATGGCAAACGCGAACAGGGTCCCCGAACTGGTTAACTGCGATACTTTATCGATCGGAGTAACGGCTGCTACAATCGAAACGATGGTCCCGACAAAGATGGTACTCTTCCAAGGGGTTTTAAAGGTAGGGTGAATCGACGCGAATAGCCCTTTGGGTAAAAGACCATCTTTGGCCATGCCCAGAAAAACGCGGGTTTGTCCCAGCATCATCACCAGCATTACAGAGGTTAGACCGGCAATAGCAGCAATCGTAATCAGGTACACCGCCCAGGTTAAGCCAGCATCGGCAAAGGCCTGCGCAACAGGCGCTTTCAGGTCCAGTGTGTCGTACTTAACCATACCTGTCAGTACCAGCGAAACCAAAATGTATAGAGCCGTACAAATCAGAAGCGATGCAATGATAGCGAATGGAACGTCTTTCTTTGGATTGATGGCTTCACCAGCTTGTGTCGAAACGGCATCAAAGCCGATATAAGCAAAGAAAACGATACCAGCTGCCGTAACGATACCGGGAACACCAAAATGGGTTTGGCCTGTATCGTCGGTAACGGCATTCGGAATAAATGGGGTCCAGTTGGCAGTATCGACAAAGAAAGCCCCGGCAATGATCACAAAAATGACTGTTGCTACTTTTAGCATCACAATCAGGTTATTGGTGCTGGCAGCTTCTTTAATACCCTTCACAAGGATGTAGGTCACGACCCATACAATCAGTAGGGCGGGCAGGTTGATGGCAAATGTAAAATCGGGGACAGCAGTACCGGCAGCCCGCAGTGCATCGGCTTTTTCATGGGCGGTAACCGGGTCGTTCATAAGCCATAAGGGCGGTTCTATATGGAATAAATGGAGGAATTTCTCAAAATATCCCGACCAGCTCACCGCTACAGTAGTAGCGCCCATCATGTACTCCAGAATAAGGTTCCAGCCGATGAGCCAGGCAAACAATTCACCAACAGTGCCGTAAGAGTATGCATAGGCCGAACCTTCAACGGGCAGGATTGATGCAAATTCAGCATAACATAAGGCGGCAAACGTACAGGCAACCCCTGCAATAACGAAGGCTAATGCCAGTGCGGGGCCTGCCCATTCGCGGGCAGCAATCCCAGTCAATACGAAAATGCCACCACCAATAACGGCTCCAATACCTAGAGACGTTAGTCCCCAGCGGGTTAGTACACGTTTTAGTTCACTTTTCTGGGCATCTGCCGCATAAGCCGAAAGCGGCTTCTTACGCATGACGCTGGTATCAACTGTTTTTAGTTTAGTCTCCATGTAGGGAAATAGAGTTTGGTGATTGTGTCGTTTGGAAAAAGATTCTTGGGTGAAACGGTTGGGAAAGATACGAAAAAAAAGAGCGAAAGAGCGAAAGAGTGAAAGAGCGAATAAAATTGCCAAATGGCTTTCGCTCTTTCACTCTTTCGCTCTTTCGCTCTTTACCTTACGATTGTGAAGGGCGAATCAGCGGCTTTTTGTCTTTCTTTTCTTTTTTCGTAGCCGTAAACTCTTCGGGCGTAGCAGCCGCTTTCGTGGTGAAGTCGGCTGGAATAGCGTCGAAGCCTGTTTTCTTCTCAGCGATGGCTGAGGCAGCCGTATCTTTATCCTGATCGCGGCTCAGGGCATCAACCACAATTGGCGTAGCAACGAACAGTGATGAATAGGTACCGACAACAACACCAATCAGCATAGCAAACGAAAAGCCCCGAATGGTTTCGCCCCCGAAAATGAAGAGGACCAAAAGGACCAGAATCGTTGAGAAACCCGTTACGGCCGTGCGACTCAGGGTACTGTTCAGCGCGTTGTTGATGATGGTCGGAATGCTTTCTTTCTTACCCCGGTTTTCGTTCAGGTATTCACGAACCCGGTCGAACACCACAACTGTGTCATTCATCGAATACCCCATAATCGTCAGCAAAGCACCCACAAACGCCTGGTCAACATCCAGCGAGAAGGGTAATAAGCCATTGAAAATCGAGAAGATAGCCAAAATAATCAATACGTCGTGGAACATCGCAACCACAGCGCCGTAACCAAACGCCAACCGCTTGAATCGGATCAGAATGTAAACGAACACGACCGCTACCGCCAGCAGAATTGACCATACAGCCGAGGTCATAATATCGTTGGCAATAGTTGGCCCCACCTTCTGCGAGCTTTCGATTTTTGCTGGATTACCTTTCAGGCTGCTTAGGCCTTTGTAGATAGCGGCTTCGGCTTTCTTGTCAGCGCCCTGCGAGTTATCATCAACCAGATAAGGCGTTGTAACTTTTACCTGATTGGCTCCAATACCCGTACCGCCGTAGGTTTTTACCTCGGGCGATGCGCCCAATACACCTTCCAGCGAGTTCCGAACGTCGTCGGTGCTGACCGATTTCTCAAAACGGATTACGTACGAACGTCCACCTTTGAAATCTACTCCTAGTCCGAACCCTTTGAAGATAACCGAGATAATACCGGCTGCGATGATAGCCGACGAAATCGTATAATACAGTTTCCGGCGCGATACGAAGTCGAAGTCGGAATCTTTAAACAGGTTTTTAGCCCACGACGAAGTAAAGGTCAGCGTCTGACCGTTGCGGATATAGTATTCCAGAATCAGGCGGGTGATAAAGATAGCTGCGAACAACGACGTCAGAATACCGATAATCAAGGTCGTAGCAAAGCCCAAAATCAGACCCGTACCGAAAATGAAGAGGACAATACCCGTCAGGAAGGTCGTTACGTTTGAGTCGATAATTGACGACATGGCGTTTTTAAACCCATCAGCAACGGACACTTTAAACGTCTTACCTTCAGCGAGTTCTTCTTTAATGCGCTCAAAAATCAGTACGTTC
This window of the Spirosoma aerolatum genome carries:
- a CDS encoding rubredoxin, with product MRDYYTLKINWPAGIVSPASLQNVLTLAYKAHVRTVRFGARQQLLMTVHYEDMRFLEKDLKQQAIAYEVNTEQFPNIISSYCGEEVFRTGAWLHESEYHTVLDQFDYQPRLKVNLSDSNQSFTPFFTGNLNFIASPEPHFWFLYIRPKQTNTLFRWPELIYTNDIGRLAKAVEEAMLDQGYRDESSLYPAVTDGQSFITQRATQEVELPEFSLPYYEGFNRYGQRSWLGLYRRDEEFSIQFLLDVCALCLKTRIGELCVTPWKSLIIKGIEEKGRAGWSYILGKHNINVRHAANELAWQTEDHSDEGTALKKYILGYFEKQDTRTFGLCFGIQTRPKSEVFGSVLIRRRPLFQIGQLALFSLYDIYYTENFNPNSRVYRRFEKGLFKVHLPNQLNRLCRKFNAGRSEEKREIDRVETEKSEQTSLNEYVVHQCPHCFTMYDAQYGDERQGIPAGTTFDNLPGDYVCPTCDAPKCEMCEVVLEAV
- a CDS encoding nitrate reductase associated protein; this encodes MKPVAVVPTFFEFESDFVDSLRCIPMIVRYKLDTCGIKLKLPEWVKLTVVEKARLAEQPCYNSAEIAQYRQDLIDLVQRRCHHTVSELGEVNPTWAYLGEVPDEVQLKAQEWECTPLTLQQWLQLDVLQRFALVKLSRSGHEGANFPRAMREFLLLSD
- a CDS encoding M16 family metallopeptidase; translated protein: MVRFPILLNLLCGVSLVVAQPAPKPKTVAKPIASQAGSLNLNSPIPVDPAVKVGKLPNGLTYYIRKNAEPKNRAELRLVIRVGSVLENDNQQGLAHFMEHMEFNGTKNFPKNELVNYLQSAGIRFGADLNAYTGFDETVYQLPVPTDSANVFNKAFQILEDWAHNATIDPAEVDKERGVVLEERRLGRGAGQRMRDKYFPALLNNSQYSKRLPIGTEQVLTTFKTETLRQFYHDWYRPDLMAVVAVGDFDVKQVEGIIREKFGRIPAVKNPKPRTEYDIPSHKDTKVVIVTDPEQPNTVIQVIYKRPEIKEKTLNDLRESIKRGLFNTMLGNRIQELTQQANPPFLGGYSNYGDFLGNLDAFTSIAVAKGGNVEQAIRAVLNENARVKQFGFTATELERAKQEFMTSVEQAYSERNKTRSASFVNDYVQNFTEKEPYTSIEFYYDFLKKEQPGIKLAEVNALVDQFIHNDNRAVIVMAPEKEKDKLPTEAQILSYIDDAGKGLTAYEDKTVDSPLLATQPTASPVVNEKKISDIGVTEWTVKNGVKVVLKPTDFKNDQILFSANSFGGTSLYNLKDFQSARFSSTLTAMGGTGAYNQIQLGKFLAGKQVSVFPYVGELSEGVNGSAAPKDLETALQLLYSYFTQPRKDPDVVKGFLSNQRSALQNQINTPTPQKVFQDTVSVTLGANNPRRQPLTPDDLDKIDLDRALQIYQERFANGGDFRFFFVGNFKEDQIKPLIEKYLGGLPASDKSEKFNDLGIRIPSGQISKTVYKGLDPKASVQLVYSGDLTWSPETTTQLDALAEVLEIKLIEKLREEESGVYGVGASAAYAKYPVPRYTFRINFGCGPENVEKLIAKTQEQINELKQKGGLPADIAKFKAETRRETEIQLKDNQFWLGYLQNQYYNGDAPDEVLHENEQLDKVTVESTKASANKYLGQNFIRLVLMPEKSRK
- a CDS encoding sulfite exporter TauE/SafE family protein — encoded protein: MHTQEAIGYASALIIGIVLGLTGGGGSILTVPIFVYVFQIPPVLATTYSLFVVGSTSLVGSVNHIWKGQVDLRVTSAFALPSFISVYLTRRFLVPTLPDPLFQFEHFRLSKSDAILYFFAIVMILAARSMIRSERPEQGEAADGKPRYGNLALDGLSVGLLTGTIGAGGGFLIVPMLVLLAGLTMHRAVATSILIIAVNSFVGFLGDIHHTDLNWNFLLPFTGLSIIGIFIGMYLARFIPPDRLKKGFGWFVLAVATYIILKEILQFKLKSH
- a CDS encoding APC family permease: METKLKTVDTSVMRKKPLSAYAADAQKSELKRVLTRWGLTSLGIGAVIGGGIFVLTGIAAREWAGPALALAFVIAGVACTFAALCYAEFASILPVEGSAYAYSYGTVGELFAWLIGWNLILEYMMGATTVAVSWSGYFEKFLHLFHIEPPLWLMNDPVTAHEKADALRAAGTAVPDFTFAINLPALLIVWVVTYILVKGIKEAASTNNLIVMLKVATVIFVIIAGAFFVDTANWTPFIPNAVTDDTGQTHFGVPGIVTAAGIVFFAYIGFDAVSTQAGEAINPKKDVPFAIIASLLICTALYILVSLVLTGMVKYDTLDLKAPVAQAFADAGLTWAVYLITIAAIAGLTSVMLVMMLGQTRVFLGMAKDGLLPKGLFASIHPTFKTPWKSTIFVGTIVSIVAAVTPIDKVSQLTSSGTLFAFAMICGAVWLLRVREPNLERPYRTPVLPVIATCGILANLYLMWNLRTDTKITFVVWCIIGLIVYFAYSRKHSNLNNPEE